GTACCCAAAGATAGCATTGACCACACCTGGTGCATTTTCTCTGCAGTTGGATTCAAACAACGTTTGCCCCCATACGCTTCTGCCGAAGAATCGTGCAACAATGTGATTCAGATTTCAGACTGTAACCGGCCGTCACCACTTTCTGCAGGTAGTAGAAGGGCAGGCCGCCGTGCATAGATGCCAGGGAGCTGTGAAGATGGAGGTTGACGGCTACCCGATGTACCCTGCTGTCGTGAACGACGAGAAGCTGCATCGCCACGTGGAGGACGTCGGCAGGCGCCTGCTCGGCCCGGACAGGGTGAGGCCGGGTGAGAGGATCATGGCGGGCGAAGACTTCGCGTTCTACCAGCAGCTGGCTCCCGGGGTGCTGTTCGGCATCGGCATCTGGAGCGAGGAAGCTGGCTCCGTCCACCCACTTCACAACCCGCATTTCTTCGTGGACGAGGATGTCGTGCCCGTCGGGGCTGCGTTGCATACTGCGCTTGCAGAACAGTACCTCGCCGAGGGCTCCGCTGTCAACCAAGGAGACCTGCATCCGCGTGGCTGATCCTGAGTTGAGTAAATTGAACCGTCGAACATGTTATTCAGAAAACTGAAACAGAGTTGAGTTGGGGTTCAGTTCAGGGTTCATCGCCCGACCCCGTGCCATTGAATTTGATCTTCCTGCGATTCTTTTGTACTCGTGCCATTATGTTCCTAGTGATttcttcacaatccaacttactcttagttcaaaattatataaaattagagctCAATTTTTAGATTATCTAGAATAAATTTCAAGATCCTTTACTACCGCGGCCAACGGCAGCATTACACCCACGGCCCCACTTGCTACCTTGGTAGCTACTCTAGTCTCCAGCTGCTGCTTcatggcgtggaggcggagCCCGCCTTGTTcaatgtgagaaccgcccaatttgatactattttaaacgaaccgccggtcattatcatccagatgagagttaacacgtactggccggagagcgtgccacgtgttatcccacatctagagacacgaataaccgacacgtcattcatccaaaataatatcaaatccggtagtcccggtatgcgctccaacatacgcccagaatcagcatatgcacataccgtttacaatcgaatacatcgccaaaaatccacaaagagcaattTTATACTATCAGAGTTCACAGcgtaatattacaagttcaatataggtgggtttccagcttcactttacaagccttgggctcacgcgagtcatattaaacagagacttagagcttattgaaaatacatgctctcacgaagctcgattacgataaagacttactaaagtaatgacgccttgctcaaggacatcactacagccaccacgacctactcttcccccaCGTTCGggtcagcggggtagaagtggccgaacaccacttccggctcacctgcaactaggtttagaaagcaccctgagtacaaaaggtactccgcaagacttacgcgattaaataaacaaggatcatgtaaggctcaagtaaaagctttagggttaagtaattattgcataagcattagctctctacactatcacctagcagaattaatcttgcccaaacccaaacaattttagttgattaagagagtaatacaACTATAACTGTTCATAGCTGTAACACGAACCATTCTCAGCATAAACGATAATCTATGAGGAGTTTATGGGTTAAAGagcgtgctcataaccgagagcgcggcaattcgaattgatttaaccttgcaagggtgtactactttacccacacgacacgaggaccatgcgactcacccaaccgatcacgccgggcaaggggtactcacgtcagccgttcccaacaaggctcaaccattgagggtacgcccagcttgcgcgtggagatTTAGTTCCACCGGAGACTtctctaaattttcctacacatagttccacccggggacacactaaacctccctgcatagcccttggccacgcatctgggaccgggccccaatgatcaagtcaaaggaggtaattggcttatccgttccattatattggatatgtggtagcacggaaaggtgctcaaaaccgacgtcgtccactcggtccttaatcgatccaagcggactatgcccatgtgacttcattctctaggccctaacattccgctcgaaACTCGATACTACCAACTTCTACTTGCCCCagctcaagtgcgatcaaggataaacaggtaagtgtaatactccaaaccattcctttctagcaagcaatataagtattctaagcagagcTAAGCAACTAGTCAAATTAAGTTAATATCTGACTAACATgtggcaaggacatggttaaacaattcaaggaaggctagtgcatcaaagtaggtacaagaatgcaatacacagataatatatatataacccaacattacccggtgagatagctaagctaaatcagattaaataggtgcaaggaatatgcttagctacttgcctgggttaacttccgactcgaccacgaacggggctccgggttcaggctccacggactcggcgggttccacgggttcgttctccgacaacttggtcactaaaatgcatgaatgcgttGCACGAATCAAGGAATGAACTAAacagcaagcataaatcatgaaataagttgagcatgcagagaacattgcaaagaactcatgaaaactggttttgcagcaaaagcattttcctatacttaatcataaatagatcaaatttcagctactctaagcaagataaaTCGGGAAAGGCATACAAactgaactaaacaaatccaagaaaattatcatggGAACTAGGCAGGaacacaaggctaacaaaactggttttgtcattttatcactttccagcaagAAGTTATAGaataaaccattttcagacaaagtataggaaaacaaactaaaactttgataaacaGCAAGAAAGCATGTGAACAAgctgcaccactgaaaactaaacctcacaaggagtctaaaaaaatttagtttgagATTTTTCAAGCAGTatacaaataaataagcattaaactcacttttgcaagataaaactataaataaatctacaacaaagtaacatgcaaaacaatatttttcctaagtagatctcagctagaggaatccaacaaaacaagtttcacaatttttggagcta
This sequence is a window from Panicum virgatum strain AP13 chromosome 7K, P.virgatum_v5, whole genome shotgun sequence. Protein-coding genes within it:
- the LOC120642589 gene encoding IAA-amino acid hydrolase ILR1-like 5; amino-acid sequence: MEVDGYPMYPAVVNDEKLHRHVEDVGRRLLGPDRVRPGERIMAGEDFAFYQQLAPGVLFGIGIWSEEAGSVHPLHNPHFFVDEDVVPVGAALHTALAEQYLAEGSAVNQGDLHPRG